One segment of Sulfobacillus thermosulfidooxidans DSM 9293 DNA contains the following:
- a CDS encoding cell division protein ZapA has product MTEPVRTTVTINGEEYLIKGDMPEDVIKAIAQHVDSRLRILKSRHPHLGMTRLAMLALLNMAEDLYHLQEQNEELVRSMQEDWRTRAVKNGKSGSP; this is encoded by the coding sequence ATGACGGAACCGGTTCGTACGACGGTGACGATTAATGGGGAAGAGTATCTAATTAAGGGAGATATGCCCGAGGATGTCATTAAAGCGATAGCTCAACATGTCGACAGCCGTCTTCGAATCCTTAAATCGCGTCATCCTCATTTGGGTATGACACGATTAGCGATGTTAGCACTATTGAACATGGCCGAGGATTTGTATCATCTTCAGGAACAAAATGAGGAATTAGTTCGCAGCATGCAAGAAGATTGGCGAACGCGCGCAGTCAAAAACGGTAAAAGCGGAAGTCCATGA
- the pheT gene encoding phenylalanine--tRNA ligase subunit beta, whose translation MIVSYRWLKRYVPALPSPQLVADKLTQLGWEIVSQETWGTWYQPVELVEIIGRIKHPNADHLSVVTVQRQNHSPIEVVTGARNGMVGDRVWYAPVGTHLIDGRVLENVNMRGINSPGMLLSAEELGFQAGEQDLWIWDGNEPLGTHFIDVIGGLDTVFEVELTPNLAVFGQSMRAVARDLAAAFDIPWHLELGDFVYDDATLASVDNREDCPLYGLVDFQIEPGKMTPLWLQVLLRSIGQRVIYPAVDITNFLLWDIGQPLHAFDADKVSGRIHVRRAFEGERLLTLDGVDRQLTPMDLVIADERQALALAGVMGGSATAVSRETTHILLESAHFNPSLIFQTMRRHQIFSDAALHFGKGTNPEAVFTAPWLYQHLLQDMGILQNIGPSQVVGTRPNPRHIPFHPEAIRRLLGVQWSDEEIAGGLRRLGFVQEGHDIIVPLDRHDVEGSHDLAEEVARLYGLDEIPTTIFSSPARPGQRSEEVAYHELIKNSLVAAGYWEVITRSFTSKARILRAGLDVPANVVEVANPLREEESLLRFSLLPGLLETIETNRARRDVPLSLFELAPVYVKGDQTQWQYEELAVVQTLEETPHYPKNYAPHLLDLKGVMEWLNERCALGLTWKQVTSGPEYMHPGRLLALYTADGTLVGYLGEIRPRIAQQYHAKRIGAWIMRVPATARYHRESHITKPLRYPEVVRDLSLIVPTTVSYNDIWQLSRQLDTDVLRSVAPIDHYRGDFGESWTLRLVFQSAERTLTDEEVDGVIAEFLQRLRPLGITMRQ comes from the coding sequence ATGATTGTGAGTTATCGTTGGCTTAAACGTTATGTGCCCGCACTACCGTCTCCGCAGTTAGTGGCAGACAAATTAACCCAACTGGGATGGGAGATTGTTTCACAAGAAACGTGGGGAACGTGGTATCAGCCCGTCGAATTGGTTGAAATTATTGGTCGCATAAAGCACCCTAATGCCGATCATTTATCGGTTGTTACCGTACAACGTCAGAATCATTCCCCGATAGAGGTTGTTACCGGGGCACGAAATGGTATGGTCGGAGATCGTGTTTGGTATGCGCCAGTGGGAACGCATTTGATTGATGGACGCGTATTAGAAAATGTGAATATGCGCGGAATTAATTCGCCTGGCATGTTACTGTCTGCTGAAGAACTAGGATTTCAAGCTGGTGAGCAAGATCTCTGGATTTGGGACGGGAATGAACCTCTTGGAACCCATTTCATCGACGTGATCGGTGGATTAGATACCGTGTTTGAAGTGGAATTAACCCCCAATCTTGCCGTGTTTGGTCAAAGCATGCGAGCCGTGGCGCGGGATTTGGCAGCTGCTTTTGATATACCGTGGCATTTGGAGCTGGGCGATTTTGTTTATGATGACGCGACTTTGGCATCGGTAGATAACCGTGAGGATTGTCCCCTCTATGGGTTGGTGGATTTTCAAATTGAGCCCGGAAAAATGACCCCTTTATGGTTACAGGTCCTGCTCCGTAGCATTGGCCAACGGGTCATTTACCCGGCTGTGGACATTACCAATTTCCTATTATGGGATATCGGGCAACCGCTGCATGCTTTTGATGCGGACAAGGTTTCCGGACGTATTCACGTTCGACGGGCTTTCGAAGGGGAAAGGCTATTGACTTTGGATGGCGTTGATCGCCAATTAACGCCAATGGACTTAGTGATTGCCGATGAGCGACAAGCCTTGGCGCTAGCTGGAGTGATGGGTGGTAGTGCTACTGCCGTGTCTCGAGAAACAACGCATATTCTCTTGGAATCGGCCCATTTTAACCCATCTTTAATTTTTCAAACCATGAGACGTCATCAGATATTCTCGGACGCAGCCTTGCATTTTGGCAAAGGGACAAATCCTGAAGCCGTGTTTACGGCTCCGTGGTTGTATCAGCATTTGTTACAAGATATGGGCATATTGCAGAATATTGGTCCGAGCCAGGTGGTGGGGACACGTCCAAATCCCCGTCATATTCCCTTTCATCCTGAAGCCATCAGGCGTTTACTGGGCGTGCAGTGGAGTGATGAAGAGATTGCGGGCGGCCTTAGACGACTAGGGTTTGTCCAAGAGGGCCATGACATCATCGTGCCCTTAGACCGACATGATGTGGAAGGGAGTCACGATTTAGCTGAAGAAGTGGCGCGCCTCTACGGCTTGGATGAAATCCCCACGACGATTTTCTCCTCGCCAGCGCGTCCAGGTCAGCGTTCTGAGGAAGTGGCCTATCATGAGCTGATCAAGAATTCTTTAGTGGCCGCTGGCTATTGGGAAGTTATTACCCGGTCCTTTACCTCAAAAGCCCGTATTCTTCGAGCCGGATTAGACGTGCCAGCAAACGTTGTGGAGGTTGCCAATCCGCTCCGGGAAGAGGAAAGTCTCCTGCGCTTCTCGTTACTGCCGGGATTGTTAGAAACCATCGAGACCAACCGCGCACGGCGTGATGTTCCCTTATCGCTGTTTGAACTTGCCCCAGTTTATGTTAAAGGCGACCAAACACAGTGGCAGTACGAGGAATTAGCCGTGGTACAAACCTTAGAGGAAACCCCACACTATCCCAAGAATTATGCGCCACATCTTTTAGATCTTAAAGGGGTCATGGAATGGCTCAATGAGCGATGTGCTCTTGGTTTAACGTGGAAACAAGTGACAAGTGGTCCTGAATATATGCATCCAGGACGTCTATTGGCACTGTACACGGCGGATGGCACGTTGGTGGGATATTTGGGTGAAATTCGTCCGCGAATAGCCCAACAATATCACGCCAAACGCATTGGAGCCTGGATTATGCGGGTGCCCGCCACGGCGCGTTATCATAGGGAATCTCACATCACCAAACCCCTGCGGTATCCCGAAGTCGTGCGAGATTTGTCATTGATTGTTCCCACTACGGTATCCTATAACGACATCTGGCAGCTATCGCGTCAACTCGACACGGACGTGTTGCGCTCTGTGGCACCGATCGATCATTATCGCGGCGACTTTGGTGAATCGTGGACATTACGATTAGTGTTTCAGTCGGCAGAGAGAACATTAACCGATGAAGAAGTCGATGGAGTGATAGCGGAATTTCTTCAACGTCTCCGGCCCTTGGGTATCACGATGCGACAATAA
- the pheS gene encoding phenylalanine--tRNA ligase subunit alpha: MDKQFEEWHTEIMQQIHAAQTLSELQSLRSHWLGRRGIITLAMKGLSSLSIEERRSQGQQLNALRETVLDLLTSRQQEMEMAEETTQLQREQFDMTLPGSWPQTGLLHPITRTRRFIEDVFLRMGFSLEYGPEIEHEWYNFEALNMPANHPARDMQDSFFINVPGMVLRTHTSPVQIRAMKKYQGRLPVRIIAPGRAFRRDDDATHVPMFFQVEGLVIDHGITLADLKGTLTTMAQELLGTDIRTRFRPSYFPFTEPSVEMDVTCASCGGTGCRVCKGTGWVEILGSGMVHPVVLTNGGYDPSQVSGFAFGLGIERLAMRIFGIDDLRLLYQNDMQFLSQFQSYIGRPIL, translated from the coding sequence ATGGACAAGCAATTTGAAGAGTGGCACACCGAGATTATGCAACAAATTCATGCCGCGCAAACCTTAAGTGAACTGCAAAGTCTTCGGAGTCATTGGCTTGGACGCCGAGGCATCATTACCTTGGCCATGAAGGGATTATCGAGCTTATCCATTGAAGAGCGGCGGAGCCAAGGGCAACAGCTTAATGCCTTACGAGAAACCGTTTTGGACTTACTCACCAGTCGGCAACAAGAGATGGAAATGGCTGAAGAAACAACGCAGCTACAGCGCGAGCAATTCGATATGACCTTGCCGGGATCCTGGCCACAGACGGGTTTGTTGCACCCTATTACACGAACCCGGCGCTTTATCGAAGATGTCTTTTTGCGAATGGGCTTTTCTTTAGAATATGGACCAGAAATCGAACACGAATGGTATAACTTTGAAGCGCTCAACATGCCGGCTAATCATCCCGCACGAGATATGCAAGATTCCTTTTTTATTAATGTTCCGGGCATGGTCTTGCGGACCCATACCTCACCCGTGCAAATACGGGCGATGAAAAAGTACCAGGGTAGACTTCCCGTCCGCATTATTGCTCCGGGAAGGGCATTTCGTCGTGATGATGATGCCACCCATGTTCCCATGTTTTTTCAAGTCGAGGGTTTAGTCATTGATCACGGAATTACTTTGGCCGATCTCAAAGGGACACTTACGACGATGGCTCAAGAACTTCTCGGTACGGATATCCGTACCCGGTTTCGTCCTTCTTATTTTCCATTTACAGAGCCTTCTGTAGAAATGGACGTGACGTGTGCATCCTGTGGAGGAACGGGTTGCCGGGTATGCAAAGGAACGGGATGGGTCGAGATTCTTGGCTCAGGCATGGTGCATCCGGTCGTTTTGACCAACGGGGGGTATGATCCGAGCCAGGTTAGCGGTTTTGCGTTTGGACTAGGCATTGAACGATTAGCCATGAGAATTTTTGGAATTGACGATTTGCGATTGCTGTATCAAAACGATATGCAATTTCTCTCTCAGTTTCAATCTTACATTGGGAGGCCGATTTTATGA
- a CDS encoding TrmH family RNA methyltransferase, whose protein sequence is MSVIQPLDSLDNKAVRVVRRLLTNRNFRERQQQAVIEGFHMLKDVVDVGMPIHLVLYGKRMTQNESGRSLLARLQMSRVRLIYVTDKVLDALSAVETHQGVLAVVNLPKPVSGWPLPEGVPPFIVIAYQIQDPGNLGTLIRSVQAAGAHVVGVTKGTVDVYNPKTIRAAAGSVFKLPIVSLSDDWVEELAEKHVTVVSTVVAGGQKYTQFDWCQPFAMVMGNEGNGLPQELVTKAQTLTIPMVPTAESLNVAVAGSILAFHAMRVREEHHIPLAPPVMIQ, encoded by the coding sequence ATGTCGGTCATTCAGCCTTTAGACTCATTGGATAATAAGGCGGTGCGTGTTGTTCGCCGACTATTAACAAACCGTAATTTTCGTGAACGGCAGCAACAGGCAGTTATTGAAGGATTTCATATGCTGAAAGACGTGGTGGATGTTGGAATGCCCATCCACCTCGTTCTCTATGGGAAGCGGATGACGCAAAATGAGTCAGGTCGCAGCCTGCTAGCTCGCTTACAGATGAGCCGGGTTCGACTGATTTATGTCACAGACAAGGTCTTGGATGCGTTATCGGCTGTGGAAACCCACCAAGGAGTATTGGCGGTTGTTAACCTCCCAAAGCCCGTGTCGGGCTGGCCGTTGCCGGAGGGTGTTCCTCCTTTTATCGTCATTGCTTATCAAATTCAAGATCCGGGTAATTTAGGAACATTAATTCGTAGTGTTCAGGCAGCAGGTGCACATGTCGTTGGTGTGACCAAAGGAACGGTTGATGTCTATAATCCTAAAACCATCCGTGCTGCCGCCGGGAGTGTCTTTAAATTGCCGATTGTATCCTTGTCAGACGACTGGGTAGAGGAGTTGGCTGAGAAACACGTCACGGTGGTATCCACAGTTGTTGCGGGAGGACAAAAGTATACGCAATTTGATTGGTGTCAACCCTTTGCCATGGTAATGGGCAATGAAGGAAATGGCCTGCCACAGGAATTGGTGACGAAGGCGCAAACACTTACCATTCCCATGGTCCCGACCGCTGAATCGTTAAATGTCGCGGTGGCGGGATCTATTTTGGCATTTCATGCGATGCGGGTGCGAGAAGAGCATCATATTCCCTTAGCACCACCAGTTATGATACAATAA
- the rplT gene encoding 50S ribosomal protein L20, with translation MARVKRGMVRHRRHKKILKMARGYRGARSRHFRPANEAVMHSLWYAYQHRRKRKGDFRRLWITRINAAARMHGLSYSRFMNGLHRAGIGLDRKILADMAVRDMDSFKVLVAKAKEQL, from the coding sequence ATGGCACGTGTCAAACGCGGAATGGTTCGTCACCGTCGTCACAAAAAGATTTTAAAAATGGCTCGCGGATACCGGGGTGCGCGATCACGTCATTTTCGCCCTGCTAATGAAGCAGTCATGCACTCCTTATGGTATGCCTACCAGCACCGGCGTAAACGTAAGGGAGATTTTCGCCGCTTGTGGATAACCCGCATTAATGCGGCAGCCAGAATGCACGGATTGTCATATAGCCGCTTTATGAATGGGCTGCACCGAGCGGGAATTGGATTAGACCGCAAGATTTTGGCAGATATGGCTGTGCGCGATATGGACAGTTTTAAAGTCTTAGTCGCTAAAGCCAAAGAGCAACTCTAA
- the rpmI gene encoding 50S ribosomal protein L35, with protein MPKMKTHRGAAKRLKVTGNGKVARYHAGKSHLLEHKSPTRRRRLRQDVLLSHADYHRAKRLLPNGR; from the coding sequence ATGCCAAAAATGAAAACACATCGAGGGGCGGCAAAGCGTCTCAAGGTGACTGGTAACGGAAAAGTTGCGCGTTACCATGCGGGTAAGAGTCACTTATTAGAACACAAGTCGCCGACCCGCCGTCGTCGACTCCGTCAAGATGTTTTGTTGTCGCATGCCGACTATCACCGGGCCAAACGTCTTTTGCCCAACGGACGCTAA
- the infC gene encoding translation initiation factor IF-3 gives MKDLRINNEIRARDVRLVGEEGEQLGVVSLREALALAQERHLDLVEVSPTARPPVCRLMDYGKYKYEQAKKERESRKKQKVVSVKELKIRPNIEEHDFEVKVRSAHRFLEDGDKVKCTMMFRGREIVHAGLGQETLAKLADLVKDVGVIERPPRVEGRSMIMILAPKKGV, from the coding sequence ATCAAAGATCTCAGGATTAACAATGAGATCCGGGCGCGTGATGTGCGCCTTGTTGGTGAAGAAGGAGAACAACTTGGAGTTGTTTCCCTTCGAGAAGCGCTTGCCTTAGCCCAGGAGCGTCATCTCGATCTCGTTGAAGTATCTCCCACGGCTCGTCCTCCCGTTTGCCGGCTCATGGATTATGGGAAATATAAATATGAGCAGGCCAAAAAAGAACGCGAATCGCGAAAGAAACAAAAAGTCGTCAGTGTCAAGGAACTGAAAATTCGTCCTAACATTGAAGAACATGACTTTGAAGTCAAAGTCAGAAGTGCTCATCGATTTTTGGAGGACGGAGATAAAGTTAAGTGCACGATGATGTTTCGAGGCCGGGAAATTGTTCATGCCGGATTAGGACAAGAAACATTGGCTAAGTTAGCTGATCTCGTCAAGGATGTTGGGGTTATCGAAAGACCGCCTCGGGTTGAAGGCCGAAGCATGATCATGATATTAGCGCCTAAAAAAGGAGTGTAG
- the thrS gene encoding threonine--tRNA ligase, whose product MNDLTVEIHGEVLVKEPGVRPLDFREEIPENALAAWIDGDVVDLKRPLPHGGQLQWLTFEDSSGQRVFRHSSAHLLAQAVKRLWPEAKLGTGPALDDGFYYDIWLPNPLKEDDLQRIEEMMRTIVQENLDIERVELSREEALALFKDRHEDFKLEIIQRIPEGTTISAYRQGEFIDLCSGPHLPSTGLIQAIKLTNVSGAYWRGNENNPMMTRIYGTSFPSQAALQQYMERLEEVKQRDHRRLGPQLDLFSFREEAPGFAFWHPKGFQLYRTLEEFSRRLQSERGYEEVSTPWIYRVGLWQRSGHWDHYRDNMFLMEREDELLGAKPMNCPGHALLFKESIRSYRDLPIRYAEYGPLSRFERSGTLHGLLRVRGFHQDDAHLFVREDQINQEMFGVLDLVDIVFRAFGLPYEVVFSTRPDDYMGSLELWNKAEKDLEAVLHERGIKYQINPGDGAFYGPKLDISAIDSLGRHWQLATVQLDFQLPEKFDLTYVDQDGSEKRPVMIHRAIMGSVERFVGILVEHYGGAFPLWLAPVQVVVIPITDQQLNYAQEIAQKLKRQGLRVEVDARNQKMNYKIREAQLRKIPRMLIVGGRDLENHTVSVRTREEGDIGAKPWPEYIDELVEQAQMPLG is encoded by the coding sequence ATGAATGATTTAACGGTCGAAATCCATGGTGAAGTGCTCGTCAAAGAGCCGGGCGTAAGACCTTTGGATTTTCGCGAAGAAATACCTGAGAATGCATTAGCAGCGTGGATCGATGGAGATGTGGTCGATCTCAAACGGCCCTTGCCACATGGTGGACAATTGCAATGGCTAACATTTGAGGATAGCAGTGGTCAACGGGTGTTTCGCCATTCCAGTGCGCATCTATTAGCGCAGGCCGTCAAGAGATTATGGCCAGAGGCGAAACTAGGAACTGGCCCGGCACTGGACGACGGTTTCTATTATGACATTTGGCTGCCAAACCCATTAAAAGAGGACGACTTGCAGCGCATTGAAGAAATGATGCGCACCATTGTGCAGGAAAACTTAGATATTGAGCGTGTCGAACTATCTCGTGAGGAAGCTTTGGCCTTATTCAAGGATCGGCACGAGGATTTCAAACTCGAGATTATCCAGCGAATCCCGGAGGGGACGACGATTTCGGCGTACCGCCAAGGAGAGTTTATTGACTTGTGTTCTGGTCCCCATTTGCCCAGTACGGGATTGATTCAAGCCATCAAGTTAACCAATGTATCCGGTGCCTATTGGCGAGGTAACGAAAATAATCCTATGATGACCAGGATATATGGGACGTCGTTTCCTAGCCAAGCTGCTCTGCAACAGTACATGGAGCGGCTAGAGGAAGTAAAGCAACGCGATCACCGAAGACTAGGTCCCCAACTCGATTTGTTCAGCTTTCGAGAAGAGGCACCTGGCTTCGCCTTTTGGCATCCCAAAGGATTTCAATTGTACCGGACCCTTGAAGAATTTTCCCGGCGTCTGCAATCGGAGCGTGGCTATGAAGAAGTGTCAACCCCCTGGATTTACCGGGTAGGGCTCTGGCAACGGTCGGGTCACTGGGACCACTACCGGGACAATATGTTTTTAATGGAGCGCGAGGACGAGCTTTTGGGTGCTAAGCCGATGAATTGCCCAGGACATGCCTTGTTGTTCAAAGAGAGTATACGTTCTTACCGGGATTTACCCATTCGTTATGCGGAATATGGTCCGTTATCGCGATTTGAACGGTCTGGGACGTTACATGGGCTTCTTCGGGTTCGGGGATTTCACCAAGATGATGCCCACTTATTTGTTCGTGAGGATCAAATTAATCAAGAAATGTTTGGCGTCCTGGATTTGGTCGACATTGTCTTTCGGGCGTTTGGATTACCGTATGAAGTCGTCTTTTCTACTCGTCCTGATGATTACATGGGATCGTTGGAATTATGGAACAAAGCCGAGAAGGATTTAGAAGCCGTCTTACATGAGCGCGGAATTAAATATCAAATCAATCCGGGTGATGGGGCATTTTATGGACCCAAACTGGACATTTCGGCCATTGATTCCTTGGGTCGTCACTGGCAATTGGCTACGGTGCAGCTTGACTTTCAACTTCCCGAAAAGTTTGATTTAACCTATGTGGATCAAGATGGTAGCGAAAAGCGTCCAGTAATGATTCATCGTGCAATCATGGGTTCTGTTGAACGTTTTGTGGGGATTTTGGTGGAACATTATGGCGGTGCATTTCCGTTGTGGTTAGCTCCGGTGCAAGTCGTAGTGATTCCCATAACTGACCAACAGTTGAACTACGCGCAGGAAATTGCGCAAAAGCTTAAGAGACAAGGTCTCAGAGTGGAAGTGGATGCCCGTAACCAAAAAATGAATTATAAGATTCGCGAAGCTCAGTTACGGAAGATTCCTCGCATGTTAATTGTCGGAGGAAGAGATTTAGAGAATCACACGGTTTCGGTACGAACCCGGGAAGAAGGCGACATCGGTGCTAAACCGTGGCCAGAATATATCGATGAGTTAGTCGAACAAGCGCAAATGCCTTTAGGATAA